A genomic region of Leptotrichia hofstadii contains the following coding sequences:
- a CDS encoding MotA/TolQ/ExbB proton channel family protein — protein sequence MLKYLFDGGIFMWVILLASISGLAVIIEKLYTFLSKEKKLSENEKNQLYKALRTGSREEILKLCKDKTDSVSKSVTKIVSNTDINFDELDNSHRQVIEGIISESILEQTTELEKGMSLLGTVVNAAPQLGLLGTVTGMIAAFSALTRNGTSTAKIVAGGISEALYTTAFGLIVAIPALVFYNYFNRRIDVIVAEMERAALQFLSRVKD from the coding sequence ATGCTAAAATACCTTTTTGACGGCGGAATATTTATGTGGGTAATTTTACTTGCCTCAATATCTGGACTTGCTGTTATTATTGAAAAATTGTATACTTTTTTATCAAAAGAGAAGAAATTGTCAGAAAACGAGAAAAATCAGCTTTATAAAGCACTTAGAACAGGCAGCAGAGAAGAAATTTTAAAACTTTGCAAAGATAAGACTGATTCTGTTTCTAAGAGTGTGACAAAAATTGTTTCCAATACGGATATTAACTTTGATGAGCTTGATAATTCACATAGACAGGTTATCGAGGGCATCATAAGTGAAAGTATTCTAGAGCAGACTACTGAACTTGAAAAAGGTATGAGCTTATTGGGAACAGTTGTAAATGCTGCTCCTCAACTTGGACTTCTGGGAACTGTTACAGGAATGATTGCAGCCTTTTCAGCCCTTACCCGAAACGGTACAAGCACTGCAAAAATAGTAGCTGGCGGAATTTCAGAAGCACTTTACACAACTGCATTTGGATTAATAGTTGCAATACCTGCATTAGTTTTTTATAATTATTTTAACAGACGAATTGATGTTATTGTAGCCGAGATGGAAAGGGCGGCATTGCAGTTTTTGAGCCGAGTAAAAGATTGA
- a CDS encoding helix-turn-helix domain-containing protein, with product MGRKSKVSNELKIELVKKVLDGKATIQGLAKEYGIAKSSIMTWKKKYLELGEESIVVGDKNRHYTRELREKAIKSYLNNEGSLFDICKKYDIASVSVLNYWIRDYRRSVDANGNYTVIKKHVRKTIEAKVEAVTFCLNNNYDYNQTIRKFGVSYQQIYSWVKKYEKGGIDALVDNRGKRTSSRKTIITENK from the coding sequence ATGGGAAGAAAATCAAAAGTATCTAACGAACTAAAAATTGAACTAGTAAAGAAAGTATTAGATGGAAAAGCAACTATTCAAGGATTGGCAAAAGAATATGGAATTGCTAAATCTTCAATAATGACTTGGAAAAAGAAATATCTTGAGCTGGGGGAAGAAAGCATAGTTGTAGGAGATAAAAATAGACATTATACTCGTGAGCTTAGGGAAAAAGCCATTAAGAGCTATCTTAACAATGAAGGTTCCCTATTTGATATCTGTAAAAAATACGATATTGCTTCTGTGAGCGTTCTGAACTACTGGATAAGAGATTACAGAAGAAGCGTGGATGCTAATGGAAACTACACTGTGATAAAAAAACACGTAAGAAAAACAATAGAAGCAAAGGTAGAAGCAGTAACTTTCTGTCTGAACAATAATTATGACTATAATCAGACAATTAGAAAGTTTGGAGTTTCTTATCAGCAAATTTATTCTTGGGTAAAAAAATATGAAAAAGGTGGAATCGATGCATTGGTGGATAATCGTGGAAAAAGAACTTCCAGCCGAAAAACTATAATTACTGAAAATAAATAA
- the lgt gene encoding prolipoprotein diacylglyceryl transferase has translation MKPYLFKIGGFELRIYSLMYILAFLFGMFIALADDVAEKRGVDDRKIIEDFAFTTILAGLIGARLYYVIFKFSDYIGNPLSIFYIWEGGLAIHGGIIGAFIGSYLYAKKNKRNLWVLTDMAVGPLLFGQFLGRFGNLANGEVHGVPTVTPFNVIFSGTFSKWWAGYQTLSLSAKAQFKQLVPWGITFPLDTPAGSEFPNIPLHPAMLYEGALNLIGFIILWFYFRKKEYNPGVLSMIYLIMYAVIRTFVSTFRAEDLLILGIRLPYLISIAMIIIAIIGIKFFSSPERKFVPVKNSNNK, from the coding sequence ATGAAACCATATTTATTTAAAATTGGAGGTTTTGAACTTAGGATTTATAGTTTAATGTATATTTTAGCCTTTCTTTTTGGAATGTTTATCGCACTTGCTGATGATGTTGCTGAAAAAAGAGGCGTTGATGATAGAAAAATTATTGAAGATTTTGCATTTACAACAATTTTGGCTGGATTAATTGGAGCAAGGCTTTATTATGTTATTTTCAAATTCTCAGATTACATAGGAAATCCTTTATCAATCTTTTACATCTGGGAAGGCGGACTTGCTATTCATGGTGGAATTATCGGTGCATTTATAGGCTCATATCTGTATGCTAAAAAAAACAAGCGAAATTTGTGGGTACTTACAGATATGGCAGTAGGACCTTTACTGTTTGGGCAGTTTTTAGGAAGATTTGGAAATCTGGCAAACGGGGAAGTTCACGGTGTTCCAACTGTTACTCCGTTTAACGTAATCTTTTCAGGAACATTTAGCAAATGGTGGGCTGGATACCAGACTCTAAGCCTTTCTGCCAAAGCCCAGTTCAAACAGCTTGTACCTTGGGGAATAACATTTCCGCTAGATACACCTGCAGGATCGGAATTTCCAAATATACCTCTGCATCCTGCCATGCTTTACGAAGGCGCTTTAAATCTGATTGGATTTATAATACTATGGTTCTATTTCAGAAAAAAGGAATACAATCCCGGAGTACTCTCAATGATTTATCTAATTATGTATGCGGTTATAAGAACATTTGTAAGTACATTCAGGGCAGAAGACTTACTGATTTTAGGAATACGTCTTCCGTATCTGATAAGCATTGCCATGATTATAATTGCAATTATCGGAATAAAATTCTTTAGCAGTCCGGAAAGAAAATTTGTACCTGTTAAAAATTCAAATAATAAATAG
- a CDS encoding ExbD/TolR family protein, whose amino-acid sequence MKFSNRRKRQNVDISMLNLIDVIFMLLIFFMLATTFNNYSQFQLSVPKTSAQLEKKEDTKIEVIVNKDKKYFLKIDDKTRELSQNEIASEFSKLPKKALKNITLTADEHLEYKDIVDTMSILKNMNIENISLNIQNKN is encoded by the coding sequence ATGAAATTTTCTAACAGACGAAAACGTCAAAACGTTGATATATCAATGTTAAACTTAATTGATGTAATTTTTATGCTGCTAATATTTTTTATGCTTGCAACTACATTTAACAATTATTCACAATTTCAGCTGTCTGTTCCAAAAACATCAGCACAGCTTGAAAAAAAGGAAGATACAAAAATAGAAGTAATCGTAAATAAAGACAAAAAATACTTCTTAAAAATAGACGACAAAACTAGGGAACTTTCCCAAAATGAAATAGCTTCCGAATTTTCAAAATTACCAAAGAAAGCATTAAAAAATATAACTTTAACTGCCGACGAACATTTGGAATATAAGGACATTGTGGATACGATGAGTATTTTAAAAAATATGAACATAGAAAATATAAGTTTAAATATTCAAAATAAAAATTAA
- a CDS encoding DUF4240 domain-containing protein, whose amino-acid sequence MSIRNFATKLKMKREEFWKYISISHKKAKNNNEFVDYLIDILSKKTDEEIFDFEIITFELMRESYNEKLWCASYLVNGDTASWSFDFFRLWLISQGEKIYHSIIKNQDNLSKYINISFGAKFMTNYFENENFAFIPAYAFSRKNCSHNILSKESYKINSKTIFQDDFIDDYNKRLNTYKRKIGYINKKYPKIIFHWCAQFPNSMKEVCPTLFKKMYF is encoded by the coding sequence ATGTCTATAAGAAATTTTGCTACAAAACTTAAAATGAAACGTGAAGAGTTTTGGAAATACATTTCCATATCGCATAAAAAAGCCAAAAATAATAATGAGTTTGTAGACTATTTAATAGATATTCTATCAAAAAAAACAGATGAGGAAATTTTTGATTTTGAAATAATTACATTTGAATTAATGCGTGAAAGTTACAATGAAAAGTTGTGGTGTGCCTCGTATCTTGTGAACGGTGACACAGCGAGCTGGAGCTTTGATTTTTTTAGGCTATGGTTAATTTCGCAGGGGGAAAAAATATATCATTCAATTATAAAAAATCAGGATAATTTATCAAAATATATAAATATATCTTTTGGAGCGAAATTTATGACAAATTATTTTGAAAATGAAAACTTTGCTTTTATCCCAGCCTATGCTTTTTCAAGAAAAAACTGCTCACACAATATTTTAAGCAAGGAAAGTTACAAAATTAATAGTAAAACTATTTTTCAGGATGATTTTATCGATGATTATAATAAAAGATTGAATACCTATAAGAGAAAAATAGGATATATTAATAAAAAATATCCAAAAATAATATTTCACTGGTGTGCACAATTTCCAAACAGCATGAAAGAAGTGTGTCCAACATTATTTAAAAAAATGTATTTTTAA
- the trhA gene encoding PAQR family membrane homeostasis protein TrhA, protein MNKKTKSNNSLNDIHKKAENFSRGEEIANFVSHTVGAGLAVLAFLILTIRASWTRDIGTVASFMAFGFGLIVLYTMSSIYHGLNPGTAKMIFEIFDHSAIYILIASSYTPFLYLVVNSPMNKIILAIQWTVCVLGIVFKVFFTGKFKMLSTLLYLIMGWMIVFAWNDLVSNINRVSLIYLIAGGVLYSLGTIFYSWKICKFNHMIWHIFVILGSIAHFFAVYFLV, encoded by the coding sequence ATGAATAAAAAAACTAAGAGCAATAATTCACTCAATGATATACATAAAAAAGCTGAAAATTTTTCGCGTGGAGAAGAAATTGCAAATTTTGTAAGTCATACTGTGGGTGCAGGGCTGGCCGTGCTGGCATTTCTGATACTTACAATCCGTGCGAGCTGGACGCGCGATATTGGAACTGTTGCTTCATTTATGGCATTCGGATTTGGACTTATCGTTCTTTATACGATGTCATCAATATATCATGGCTTAAATCCTGGAACAGCCAAAATGATTTTTGAAATCTTTGATCATTCGGCAATTTACATCCTTATAGCATCGTCGTATACGCCTTTTCTCTATTTGGTAGTTAATTCTCCAATGAATAAGATTATACTAGCTATTCAGTGGACGGTATGTGTGCTGGGGATTGTATTTAAGGTGTTTTTCACAGGAAAATTCAAGATGCTGTCAACATTGCTGTATCTAATTATGGGATGGATGATTGTATTTGCGTGGAATGATCTTGTAAGTAATATAAATCGTGTTTCATTGATTTATCTGATTGCGGGAGGTGTGCTGTATTCACTTGGAACAATTTTCTATTCATGGAAAATATGTAAATTTAACCATATGATATGGCATATTTTCGTAATACTTGGAAGTATAGCTCATTTTTTTGCAGTATATTTTCTAGTATAG
- a CDS encoding M24 family metallopeptidase has product MEKRTEKLSRILNELNIDGLFITDLYNLRYFTGFTGTTGVALATKNGNFFFSDFRYKTQATKQVSEMGFEFVEVSRGSLQTVGEYIKKFGLKNVGFEDVNVSFSLYQTIKDIFKVELVPVGNKLVMERMVKSEEEIALIKKAVEISDVAFSEALKIIKEGVSEKEVSSYMEYIQRKLGADDRSFTTIFASGYRSAMPHGVASDKKIQKEEFITMDFGAYYEGYVSDMTRTVYYGDNISDRHVEIYNTVLEAQILGVNTIKEGIMSDDVDKVVRNFLTEKGYGEYFGHGLGHGIGAEIHELPYLSTASHIELKENMVVTSEPGLYFDGWGGVRIEDDVVVKKDGREILNKSNKELIILR; this is encoded by the coding sequence ATGGAAAAAAGAACTGAAAAATTATCAAGAATTTTAAATGAACTGAATATTGATGGATTATTTATTACAGACTTGTATAACCTTCGATATTTTACTGGGTTTACTGGGACAACTGGAGTTGCTCTTGCGACAAAAAACGGGAATTTTTTCTTTTCGGATTTTAGATACAAGACGCAAGCGACTAAACAAGTTAGTGAAATGGGATTTGAATTTGTGGAAGTCTCACGTGGCTCACTGCAGACAGTTGGAGAATATATAAAAAAATTTGGGCTAAAAAATGTGGGATTTGAAGATGTAAATGTGTCGTTTTCCCTTTATCAAACGATAAAAGACATTTTTAAAGTAGAATTAGTACCAGTTGGAAATAAACTTGTAATGGAAAGAATGGTAAAATCAGAAGAAGAAATTGCACTTATTAAAAAGGCTGTAGAAATTAGTGATGTAGCATTTTCAGAGGCTTTAAAAATTATAAAGGAAGGCGTTTCTGAAAAGGAAGTTTCTTCATATATGGAATACATTCAAAGAAAACTAGGTGCTGATGACCGTTCATTTACTACAATTTTTGCCAGCGGATACCGTTCAGCTATGCCACACGGAGTAGCTTCTGACAAAAAAATTCAAAAGGAAGAATTTATTACAATGGATTTTGGGGCATATTATGAAGGATATGTGTCAGATATGACAAGAACTGTTTACTATGGAGACAATATTTCTGATAGACACGTAGAAATTTATAATACTGTTTTAGAAGCGCAAATACTAGGTGTAAATACTATAAAAGAAGGAATCATGTCAGATGATGTTGACAAAGTTGTTAGAAACTTTTTAACTGAAAAAGGATATGGCGAGTATTTTGGACATGGACTGGGACACGGAATTGGTGCGGAAATTCATGAATTACCTTACTTATCAACTGCTTCACATATTGAACTGAAAGAAAATATGGTTGTAACTTCTGAACCAGGACTTTATTTTGACGGATGGGGTGGAGTTAGAATTGAAGATGATGTTGTAGTCAAAAAAGATGGCAGAGAAATATTAAATAAAAGTAATAAGGAATTAATTATTTTGCGTTAA
- a CDS encoding lipopolysaccharide biosynthesis protein translates to MDNKNLLKGTMVYSLMNLVTKMGSFIFLPIITRLLTQEEFGIVGTLAPITSLFTVILGLGLYNAQMKKYVDLKESEDEFGSYMFSSTLIIIVFNVFTYVFLFTPASKKLFSYIVDLSKVSYYPLIIVSVLIATTNAFNNLSTTLFRMKRMYMKVAIGSVVSLFTTYILAIYFIKYLKWGVFGNQFANLIALIIVFLFYFKDYFGNFRFKLNFDYVKYSLRNGLPLIFIELTDQVVNLSDRLVLAKFVSLAVVGGYTLAFTGGRVLSVVTGSFVNSWTPEFYEAMKEDRTNPRITRSVENFIAIISFACVIAQLFAPEGIKLIFPKSYYQAINYMPLILAGIVVQALFCLDYFFHFHEDSIYIFYFTMFAMIFNLVGNIIFIPKFPEIGPIIAAWTTLLAFLFRAIMEMMIIRKKYKISFNYKKLFLYFIIIVNPIIFYLSNDQLSWMKFGLKIVYLAIVTKLLVNSEVYAKIANLVNGIKRKIIKR, encoded by the coding sequence ATGGATAATAAGAATTTATTGAAGGGGACAATGGTTTATTCTCTTATGAATTTGGTTACAAAGATGGGGTCGTTTATATTTTTGCCGATAATAACGAGGTTATTGACACAGGAAGAATTTGGGATTGTGGGAACATTGGCTCCGATTACTTCGCTATTTACGGTAATTTTAGGGCTAGGACTTTATAATGCTCAGATGAAGAAATATGTAGATTTGAAGGAAAGTGAAGATGAATTTGGAAGCTATATGTTTTCCTCAACTTTGATTATAATAGTTTTTAACGTATTCACTTATGTTTTTCTATTTACACCAGCATCCAAAAAACTGTTTTCATATATAGTTGATTTAAGCAAGGTAAGTTACTATCCTTTGATAATTGTCAGCGTCTTAATTGCCACAACGAACGCTTTTAACAATCTTTCGACAACTTTGTTTAGAATGAAGAGAATGTATATGAAGGTTGCGATAGGGAGTGTTGTAAGCCTTTTTACAACTTATATTCTGGCAATTTACTTTATAAAATACTTAAAATGGGGAGTTTTTGGAAACCAGTTTGCAAATTTAATTGCGCTGATTATAGTATTTCTGTTCTATTTTAAGGATTATTTTGGAAATTTTAGATTTAAGCTGAATTTTGATTATGTGAAATATTCGCTAAGAAATGGATTGCCATTAATTTTTATTGAACTTACGGATCAGGTTGTGAATTTGAGTGATAGGCTTGTTTTGGCAAAATTTGTTTCTCTTGCGGTAGTTGGGGGATATACGCTTGCATTTACTGGAGGAAGGGTTTTGTCGGTTGTTACAGGTTCTTTTGTGAACAGCTGGACGCCAGAGTTTTATGAGGCGATGAAGGAGGATAGAACAAATCCGAGAATAACACGAAGCGTGGAAAACTTTATTGCGATTATTTCCTTTGCCTGTGTAATCGCACAGTTATTTGCTCCAGAAGGAATAAAGCTGATATTTCCAAAAAGTTATTATCAGGCGATAAATTATATGCCTTTAATTCTAGCTGGAATTGTCGTTCAGGCACTATTTTGCCTTGATTATTTTTTTCATTTTCACGAAGATAGCATATACATTTTTTATTTTACAATGTTTGCAATGATATTTAATTTAGTTGGAAATATAATTTTTATACCGAAATTTCCAGAAATTGGGCCTATTATTGCGGCGTGGACTACGTTACTTGCCTTTTTGTTTAGAGCGATAATGGAAATGATGATTATAAGAAAAAAATACAAGATTTCGTTTAATTATAAAAAATTATTTTTATATTTCATAATTATTGTAAATCCTATAATATTCTATTTGTCAAATGATCAGCTTTCGTGGATGAAATTTGGCTTGAAAATAGTTTATTTGGCGATAGTGACAAAATTGCTTGTAAATAGTGAAGTTTACGCTAAAATTGCAAATCTTGTAAATGGAATAAAAAGAAAAATTATAAAACGTTAA
- the kdsA gene encoding 3-deoxy-8-phosphooctulonate synthase, whose protein sequence is MLIDKVKKVKITDNITIGNDKIFLIAGPCVIESEDLVMEVAAKMKDITDKLGIQYVFKASFDKANRSSISSFRGPGLEKGLEILARVKEKYGVALATDIHEPWQCKEASKVIDLLQIPAFLSRQTDLLVAAAETGKAVNIKKGQFLAPWDMKNVVRKFEEVGNENIMLCERGASFGYNNLVVDMRGLLEMRKFGYPVVFDATHSVQIPGGQGETSGGNRAYVYPLARAAVSVGVDGVFAEVHPEPDKGLSDGPNMLKLDNVEDILTKLLQYDKLTKEL, encoded by the coding sequence ATGTTAATAGATAAAGTGAAAAAAGTTAAAATTACTGATAACATTACAATTGGTAATGACAAGATTTTTTTAATTGCCGGACCTTGCGTAATCGAATCAGAAGATTTGGTTATGGAAGTGGCTGCAAAAATGAAAGACATTACTGACAAACTAGGTATCCAATATGTTTTTAAGGCTTCATTTGACAAGGCTAACCGTTCTTCCATCTCTTCATTTAGAGGACCAGGACTTGAAAAAGGACTTGAAATTTTGGCACGAGTTAAAGAAAAATACGGTGTGGCTCTTGCAACAGACATTCATGAACCCTGGCAATGTAAAGAAGCTTCCAAAGTAATTGATTTGCTTCAAATACCTGCATTTTTATCACGACAGACCGACTTGCTTGTTGCCGCCGCAGAAACTGGAAAAGCTGTGAATATAAAAAAAGGGCAGTTTTTAGCACCTTGGGATATGAAAAATGTTGTAAGAAAATTTGAGGAAGTTGGAAATGAAAATATAATGCTTTGCGAACGTGGAGCTTCATTTGGATACAATAATTTAGTCGTAGATATGCGTGGACTTCTGGAAATGAGAAAATTTGGCTACCCTGTTGTGTTTGATGCAACACATTCAGTACAAATTCCAGGAGGACAAGGAGAAACTTCAGGTGGAAACCGAGCCTATGTTTATCCACTTGCCAGAGCAGCTGTGTCTGTTGGAGTCGATGGAGTTTTTGCAGAAGTACATCCTGAACCTGACAAAGGATTATCTGACGGACCAAATATGTTAAAACTTGACAATGTTGAAGATATTTTAACAAAATTATTACAGTATGATAAATTGACAAAAGAATTATAA
- a CDS encoding pyridoxal-phosphate-dependent aminotransferase family protein → MSSKLLLTPGPTNIPEEYLEILGNDIIHHRTPEFRRIMKENNENLKKVFKTKNDVAVITSSGTGSMETAIVNFFSKGDKVLAINTGYFGDRFRKIAEIYGLNVINLQYEFGESYNLDDVKKVISENPDLKGILATHSETSVGILNNIKALGDLTKNTDILLVIDTISGLVVNDFDFDAWHIDVAIAGSQKAFLIPPGLAFVAVSDKAKKAMETSDLPKYYFDLKQYEKYFDANAETPYTPAIALILALNQSLKDLVKNGVESTIKQKHDLRKYVEEKAQKLGFELLVKNEENRTNTLISVYREGIVIKSIIAALEEKGYTVTGGKGKYAESLMRIGILGQISKEQIDDFFVIFEEELKKQL, encoded by the coding sequence ATGAGTTCAAAATTATTATTAACACCCGGGCCAACTAACATACCCGAAGAATATTTAGAAATTTTGGGAAATGATATTATTCATCACAGAACACCTGAATTTAGAAGAATTATGAAAGAAAACAATGAAAACTTGAAAAAAGTATTCAAAACTAAAAACGATGTTGCTGTCATAACTTCATCTGGAACAGGCTCAATGGAAACTGCCATTGTAAATTTCTTTTCAAAAGGAGATAAAGTTTTAGCAATAAATACTGGATATTTTGGAGACAGATTTAGAAAAATTGCTGAAATTTATGGATTAAACGTAATTAATTTACAGTATGAATTTGGAGAAAGCTACAATTTGGACGATGTAAAGAAAGTTATTTCAGAAAATCCAGATTTAAAAGGAATTTTAGCAACTCATAGCGAAACTTCAGTTGGAATTTTAAATAATATAAAAGCGCTTGGGGATTTAACAAAAAATACTGATATTCTATTAGTTATTGATACAATTAGTGGACTTGTAGTAAATGATTTTGATTTTGACGCTTGGCACATTGATGTAGCAATCGCAGGAAGCCAGAAAGCATTTTTAATACCACCAGGACTTGCTTTTGTTGCTGTAAGTGACAAGGCAAAAAAAGCTATGGAAACATCTGATTTGCCAAAATACTATTTTGATTTGAAACAATATGAAAAATATTTTGATGCTAACGCAGAAACGCCATACACTCCAGCAATCGCTTTAATTTTGGCATTGAATCAATCGCTAAAAGACTTAGTTAAAAATGGAGTTGAAAGCACAATTAAGCAAAAACACGATTTAAGAAAATATGTTGAAGAAAAAGCACAGAAATTAGGATTTGAACTATTAGTAAAAAATGAAGAAAATAGGACAAATACATTAATTTCAGTGTATAGAGAAGGAATTGTCATAAAATCAATTATTGCCGCTCTTGAAGAAAAAGGATACACTGTTACAGGTGGAAAAGGTAAATACGCCGAAAGCCTTATGAGAATTGGAATTTTAGGGCAAATTTCAAAAGAGCAGATTGATGACTTCTTTGTAATCTTTGAAGAAGAGCTAAAAAAACAATTATAA
- a CDS encoding mannose-1-phosphate guanylyltransferase → MNKVALIMAGGSGTRFWPLSTNDKPKQFLDLVSKKTMIKETIDRIKKLIPIERIFISTNIKYFDIIKKELPEIADRNIIFEPMARDTAACIGYAACIIRKIYENSIMAVLPSDHLIKKEKEFLDSLEFAFKEAEKNKIVTLGVKPTYAETGYGYIEYVDRKKAKDDKNNCENKERFKSYKVKKFREKPNKELAEKYIEQGNYLWNSGMFLWKTEFILHEIKKHMETHGIILEKIEEMLENVDLNEIYGEKLSDFVKDEFEKFEKISIDFGVMEHTKSVSVIPVDIDWNDVGNFKSLEDIFPKDKDSNVVQADYFEQIESEGNIVINKENDKIIATIGIENIVIVNTKDALLVCHKDKSQEVKKILNKIEMKK, encoded by the coding sequence ATGAATAAAGTAGCTTTAATTATGGCTGGAGGAAGTGGAACAAGGTTCTGGCCGTTATCTACAAATGATAAGCCAAAGCAGTTTTTGGATCTTGTATCAAAAAAGACTATGATAAAGGAAACAATTGACAGGATAAAGAAACTTATTCCAATAGAGAGAATTTTTATTTCCACAAACATTAAATACTTTGATATAATAAAAAAGGAACTTCCGGAGATTGCTGACAGGAATATAATTTTTGAGCCGATGGCTAGGGACACGGCGGCGTGTATCGGATATGCGGCCTGTATTATCAGGAAAATTTATGAGAACAGCATTATGGCAGTTTTGCCGTCAGATCATCTGATTAAGAAGGAAAAGGAATTTTTGGACAGCTTGGAGTTTGCATTTAAGGAGGCTGAGAAAAATAAGATTGTTACGCTGGGAGTTAAGCCTACTTATGCTGAAACTGGGTATGGATATATTGAGTATGTGGATAGAAAAAAAGCAAAAGATGACAAAAATAACTGCGAAAATAAAGAAAGATTCAAGTCATATAAAGTGAAGAAATTTAGGGAAAAGCCTAATAAGGAGCTGGCTGAAAAATATATCGAGCAGGGAAATTATCTTTGGAATAGCGGAATGTTCCTTTGGAAAACGGAATTTATTCTGCATGAAATAAAAAAACACATGGAAACACATGGCATTATTTTGGAAAAAATTGAAGAAATGCTGGAAAATGTGGATTTAAATGAGATTTATGGTGAAAAATTAAGTGATTTTGTGAAGGATGAATTTGAAAAATTTGAAAAAATTTCGATAGATTTTGGAGTGATGGAACATACGAAATCTGTAAGTGTGATTCCTGTTGACATTGACTGGAATGATGTTGGAAACTTCAAGTCGCTTGAGGATATTTTTCCAAAGGACAAGGACAGCAACGTTGTGCAGGCTGATTACTTTGAACAGATTGAATCAGAAGGAAATATCGTAATTAATAAGGAAAATGACAAAATTATTGCTACAATTGGGATAGAAAATATTGTCATTGTAAACACAAAAGATGCCTTGCTTGTCTGCCATAAGGATAAAAGTCAGGAAGTTAAGAAAATACTGAATAAAATTGAAATGAAAAAGTAG
- a CDS encoding KpsF/GutQ family sugar-phosphate isomerase, whose amino-acid sequence MEIDILKEAKNVFDIEIAELEKLKSKLGDDFQKLVRMILELKNNNKIVVTGIGKSGIIGKKITATLASTGTTAVFINATEALHGDLGMLSDGDVVIAISNSGNSDEVLSILAPIRKIGGKIVAFTGNPNSTLGKYAELTINVGVEKEACPLGQAPMSSTTATLVTGDALAVCLMKLKDFTENDFAKYHPGGSLGKRLLLHVSDLMHIGEELPVVKEDEKIENVLMLLTKKKLGAVCISDTGFENGKLLGIITEGDIRRALEHKEKFFDYVASDIMISTPVTIEKDAMALDALHLMENRKSQINVLPVVENGNVVGLIRVHDLIGLR is encoded by the coding sequence ATGGAAATAGATATTTTAAAGGAAGCTAAAAATGTATTTGACATTGAAATTGCAGAACTGGAAAAATTAAAAAGCAAGCTAGGAGATGATTTTCAAAAATTAGTCCGAATGATTTTAGAATTGAAAAACAACAATAAAATTGTTGTGACAGGGATTGGAAAGTCTGGAATAATTGGTAAAAAAATTACAGCGACACTTGCCTCAACTGGTACAACAGCAGTATTTATAAATGCCACAGAGGCACTTCATGGTGATTTGGGAATGCTCAGTGATGGAGATGTCGTAATTGCCATTTCAAACAGTGGAAATTCTGACGAAGTACTAAGCATTTTAGCGCCAATAAGAAAAATTGGAGGAAAAATTGTTGCATTTACTGGAAATCCTAATTCTACATTGGGGAAATATGCCGAACTTACAATAAATGTGGGAGTGGAAAAGGAAGCGTGTCCGCTGGGGCAAGCTCCGATGAGTTCGACTACAGCGACACTTGTAACTGGGGACGCTCTAGCTGTGTGCCTTATGAAATTAAAAGATTTTACAGAAAATGATTTTGCCAAATATCACCCGGGAGGAAGCCTTGGAAAACGGCTGTTATTACATGTTTCAGATTTAATGCACATTGGAGAAGAATTGCCAGTTGTAAAAGAAGATGAGAAAATTGAGAATGTATTAATGCTTCTTACAAAGAAAAAATTAGGAGCTGTGTGTATCTCAGATACAGGATTTGAAAATGGTAAGTTACTTGGAATTATAACAGAAGGAGATATTCGGCGTGCATTGGAGCATAAGGAGAAATTTTTTGATTATGTGGCTTCTGATATTATGATTTCTACGCCAGTAACGATTGAAAAGGATGCGATGGCTCTCGATGCACTTCATCTGATGGAAAACAGAAAAAGCCAGATAAATGTATTGCCTGTTGTGGAAAATGGAAATGTTGTGGGCTTAATAAGAGTGCACGATTTAATAGGATTAAGATAA